The following are encoded together in the Adhaeribacter arboris genome:
- a CDS encoding MBL fold metallo-hydrolase, whose product MKIKFLGTGGAFEPTFGNSAAILEINRKNILIDAGFTVYPKLSQLGLWQQLDYIVLTHLHNDHCGSLANILLHTVFYGNGRKPIILYQTEDFRNQIIQFLNIQLKDAEKYAEFKLITEIPGLSYLDTYNRHSENFQTYSFVFEESGERLVYSGDLGDCHFLFDFLGTLPALPTQVYHDISFDHENKGHAYYTDLKAYQAQYFILGYHCDATQKPFDNTIPLVYDQAGLCY is encoded by the coding sequence ATGAAAATTAAATTTCTGGGCACCGGCGGTGCTTTTGAACCTACCTTCGGCAACTCCGCCGCTATTTTAGAAATTAACCGAAAAAATATCTTAATAGATGCCGGCTTTACCGTTTATCCTAAGTTAAGCCAACTGGGCTTGTGGCAGCAATTAGATTATATAGTACTTACTCATTTGCACAACGACCATTGCGGCAGCCTGGCCAATATTTTACTGCACACTGTTTTTTACGGCAATGGCCGCAAACCCATAATTTTGTATCAGACAGAAGATTTTAGAAATCAAATCATTCAGTTTCTAAATATTCAATTAAAAGATGCGGAAAAATACGCTGAGTTTAAATTAATAACCGAAATACCCGGTTTATCTTACCTGGATACCTATAACCGCCATTCCGAAAATTTTCAGACGTACAGTTTCGTTTTTGAAGAATCCGGGGAGCGCTTGGTGTATTCCGGCGATTTAGGTGATTGTCATTTTTTGTTTGATTTCTTAGGTACTCTCCCTGCGCTGCCTACCCAAGTTTACCACGATATTTCTTTTGATCACGAAAACAAAGGCCACGCCTATTATACTGATTTAAAGGCTTACCAAGCCCAATACTTTATTTTAGGTTATCATTGCGATGCTACTCAAAAGCCATTTGATAACACCATTCCTTTGGTTTACGACCAAGCTGGTTTATGCTATTAG
- a CDS encoding hemolysin family protein yields the protein MILNILLTILLVLLNGFFVAAEFAIVKVRASQIELRAQAGNSLAKVALSMINNLDAYLSATQLGITLASLGLGWIGEKVVASIIINIMVWAGFQGNEALAHSIALPIAFAVITILHIVFGELAPKSLAIQRSEATSLAVSIPLRVFYLVSWPAIWFLNGFSNLILRAFGITPMHGSEVHSSEELRLLFEQSKESGAIQDSQHELMENVFQFNDRMVKQIMVPRTKLAALDVDSSEDKILDMVFHEGYSRIPVYKETIDNIVGVLYVKDLLIVIRRNEPIDLKQLMRPAYFVPETKKIHRLLQHFQRSHMHMAIVSDEFGGVSGLVTIEDIMEELVGEIQDEYDEEIPVVEKINDYEYRVSTAASILDANDFLPYSLPEGEDYETVGGLINVIYGAIPEIGDTAIFNEYEFKVLEKSQRNIEMVLLKVTEDKRDDIL from the coding sequence ATGATATTAAATATTCTGCTCACGATTTTACTCGTATTACTTAATGGTTTTTTTGTTGCTGCCGAGTTTGCCATTGTAAAAGTACGCGCCTCCCAAATTGAGCTACGGGCCCAAGCCGGTAATAGCCTGGCCAAAGTAGCTCTTTCTATGATCAATAATCTCGATGCTTATTTATCGGCCACTCAGTTGGGTATTACCTTGGCTAGTTTAGGTTTGGGCTGGATTGGCGAAAAAGTGGTAGCCAGTATTATTATCAATATCATGGTTTGGGCAGGTTTTCAGGGCAACGAAGCCCTAGCGCACAGCATTGCTTTACCCATTGCGTTTGCCGTAATTACTATCCTGCATATTGTATTCGGGGAGTTAGCCCCTAAGTCGCTCGCCATTCAGCGATCGGAGGCAACCAGTTTAGCTGTTTCTATACCGTTGCGGGTGTTTTATCTTGTTTCCTGGCCAGCTATCTGGTTTTTAAATGGCTTCTCTAATCTAATACTGCGAGCTTTCGGTATTACACCCATGCACGGTTCCGAAGTGCATTCATCCGAAGAGCTACGTTTACTATTTGAGCAAAGCAAGGAAAGCGGTGCCATTCAGGATTCGCAGCACGAACTAATGGAGAACGTGTTTCAGTTTAACGACCGAATGGTAAAACAAATTATGGTACCGCGCACCAAACTGGCTGCCTTAGATGTAGATTCTTCGGAAGATAAAATTCTAGACATGGTATTCCACGAGGGTTACTCGCGCATACCAGTATATAAAGAGACTATCGATAATATTGTGGGCGTGTTGTATGTAAAAGATTTGTTGATCGTTATCCGGCGCAACGAGCCCATTGACCTGAAACAATTAATGCGACCCGCTTACTTTGTGCCGGAAACTAAAAAAATTCATCGCTTGCTGCAGCATTTTCAGCGCAGCCACATGCACATGGCTATTGTTTCCGATGAATTTGGCGGGGTTTCCGGGCTAGTAACCATCGAGGATATTATGGAAGAACTGGTAGGCGAAATTCAGGATGAGTACGATGAAGAAATTCCGGTAGTAGAAAAAATTAACGATTACGAATACCGGGTAAGCACTGCGGCCTCCATTCTGGACGCGAACGATTTTCTGCCCTATTCTTTGCCCGAAGGCGAAGATTACGAAACCGTTGGCGGACTGATTAATGTTATTTACGGCGCCATCCCCGAAATAGGCGATACGGCTATCTTTAATGAATACGAGTTTAAAGTGCTCGAAAAATCCCAGCGTAACATTGAAATGGTGTTGCTGAAAGTAACCGAAGATAAAAGAGACGATATCTTATAA
- a CDS encoding beta-lactamase family protein — MRLIIAIAPSPESFGHSGFTGTFTWMDPKYDLVYVFLSEPYISQP; from the coding sequence ATGCGACTAATTATTGCCATTGCCCCCAGCCCTGAAAGCTTTGGGCATAGTGGCTTTACCGGTACCTTCACCTGGATGGATCCGAAATATGATTTGGTGTATGTATTTCTTTCCGAACCGTATATATCCCAGCCATAA
- the guaB gene encoding IMP dehydrogenase codes for MLTYQSKVLFEALTYDDVLLLPDYSEVLPKNCQTTTHLTRNIRLNIPFVSAAMDTVTEAEMAIAMAQEGGLGIIHKNMSVKQQAEQVRKVKRSESGMIMDPVTLDENTTLADAFRIMKEFKIGGIPVTNGNGKLTGIITNRDLRFQKDTTLKVSEVMTKENLITAEKGIDLAKAEDILHQYRIEKLPVVDDSGKLIGLITYKDILKKKNRPNACKDEFGRLRVGAAVGVTPDVLTRVAALAEAGVDVISVDTAHGHSKGVLDAVKEIKHHFPNLDLIAGNVATAAGAKALAEAGADGVKVGVGPGSICTTRIIAGIGVPQLSAVMEAVRGLEGTDVPVIADGGIKFSGDVVKAIAGGASTVMVGSLLAGTDEAPGEMVIYEGRKFKTYRGMGSIEAMEEGSKDRYFQDAEDDVKKLVPEGIVGRVPFKGLVAEVIYQMVGGLRAGMGYCGAPDIARLKEARMVKISAAGLRESHPHDVQITKEAPNYTR; via the coding sequence ATGCTTACCTACCAATCCAAAGTACTTTTTGAAGCCCTCACCTACGACGATGTGCTTCTGCTCCCAGATTATTCGGAAGTTTTACCTAAGAATTGCCAGACAACTACGCATCTCACGCGTAACATTCGGCTGAATATTCCTTTTGTTTCGGCAGCGATGGATACGGTAACCGAAGCAGAAATGGCGATTGCCATGGCCCAGGAAGGCGGCCTTGGCATTATTCATAAAAATATGTCGGTAAAGCAGCAGGCCGAACAAGTACGCAAAGTTAAGCGCTCGGAAAGCGGTATGATCATGGATCCAGTAACTTTAGACGAGAACACCACCTTGGCGGATGCTTTCCGGATTATGAAAGAGTTTAAAATTGGCGGCATTCCGGTAACAAATGGCAATGGTAAACTAACCGGTATTATTACCAACCGCGATTTACGTTTCCAAAAAGACACTACGCTAAAGGTATCGGAGGTAATGACTAAAGAAAACCTGATTACGGCTGAAAAAGGAATTGATCTGGCCAAAGCCGAAGATATATTACATCAATACCGGATTGAAAAATTGCCGGTGGTAGATGATAGTGGTAAGCTGATAGGCTTAATTACGTACAAAGATATTCTTAAAAAGAAAAATCGTCCGAATGCTTGTAAAGACGAATTTGGCCGTTTACGCGTAGGCGCTGCTGTTGGCGTAACGCCCGATGTTTTAACTCGGGTAGCCGCTCTGGCCGAGGCTGGCGTAGATGTAATTAGCGTGGATACGGCTCATGGCCACTCTAAAGGCGTATTGGATGCAGTAAAAGAAATAAAACACCACTTTCCTAATCTGGATTTAATTGCGGGTAACGTAGCCACTGCCGCAGGAGCAAAAGCCCTCGCCGAAGCCGGTGCGGATGGAGTAAAAGTTGGAGTTGGACCGGGCAGTATTTGTACTACCCGTATAATTGCTGGAATAGGCGTACCACAGCTCTCCGCGGTAATGGAAGCCGTTCGTGGTTTAGAGGGAACCGATGTACCGGTAATTGCGGACGGTGGAATTAAATTCTCCGGCGACGTGGTAAAAGCCATTGCGGGAGGAGCCAGCACTGTAATGGTAGGTTCGTTACTGGCCGGCACCGACGAGGCGCCCGGCGAAATGGTTATTTACGAAGGCCGCAAATTTAAAACGTACCGCGGCATGGGCTCGATTGAAGCCATGGAAGAAGGTTCGAAAGACCGGTATTTTCAGGATGCCGAAGACGACGTTAAAAAATTAGTGCCGGAAGGAATTGTGGGCCGGGTACCGTTTAAAGGCTTAGTGGCCGAAGTAATTTACCAAATGGTGGGCGGATTACGGGCCGGTATGGGTTATTGCGGCGCACCGGACATTGCTCGTTTGAAAGAAGCCAGAATGGTAAAAATATCCGCCGCCGGTTTACGTGAAAGTCATCCGCATGACGTGCAGATTACGAAAGAAGCGCCTAATTATACCCGTTAA
- a CDS encoding PP2C family protein-serine/threonine phosphatase, translated as MPYSIHYKRLYTVAATVSWVLLLINSLFVNSSSYPSALAPYAPLLGKFFKVCFIAFTFLTQRVSVETYRGTDFIGYLWKLFIRAGSTAYVCALLYFGYLRYENNSPGSHPILLGSIYYLNYAFLIYFLGKAFYIWRNMILFQKTRALQYEWKWFEIVIYATLLSNFFPLYLPNFVPLLGLFLLYTLFLCIHLRWVAYLTSTKKWRSIFLLIGIILSLITFYNIFTNFSPHQQSTGNLFEDPFVMLTCTFVGMYTLASLLVAVFNLPTSSVFEQKREDLLNFQRLSQSIQQGEDEPHVYKLMFESAIKASSADAGWLETQDDSGGVSIIEAENIDLEEVEQIRQALDKYHVSAVEYVNNNLDHNAGFKALNLPWRSLSVTPLRSQQRTYATLYLLKDVEQGFDREILNVIRTFTSQTILTIENLRLVAESLQNERVKEELKIASSVQESLIPKTFPSDSWFEISCFSQAAKEVGGDFYDFLQVSESRIAIIIGDVSGKGITAAFHMAQMKGIFHGLMQDDLQPVEFMQKANNALTHCLERTSFITAALYIIDYKLKGFFFARAGHCHTLYYNSMTEETFYFNTEGLGLGIIRDKSYGKRIHNMHYDYNPGDVMVIYTDGIVEARSSNQDEYGEDRLREMLSNTYHLEADDIKAAIINDLNNFSGEHIHDDQTLIVIKFRNDQPNLIL; from the coding sequence ATGCCTTATTCTATCCATTATAAAAGGTTATATACTGTAGCTGCCACGGTTAGCTGGGTTTTATTGCTTATTAATTCTTTGTTTGTTAATTCTAGTTCTTACCCGTCTGCCTTAGCACCGTATGCTCCTTTATTAGGAAAGTTTTTTAAAGTTTGCTTTATTGCCTTTACCTTTTTAACCCAACGCGTATCCGTAGAGACCTACCGGGGCACTGATTTTATTGGCTACTTGTGGAAACTGTTTATCCGGGCGGGTAGTACTGCTTACGTTTGCGCGCTCTTATATTTTGGTTATTTACGCTACGAAAACAACTCTCCGGGCAGCCATCCTATTTTACTCGGATCCATTTACTACCTAAATTATGCCTTTCTGATTTACTTTTTAGGTAAAGCTTTCTACATCTGGCGCAACATGATTTTGTTTCAGAAAACCCGGGCGTTGCAGTACGAATGGAAATGGTTTGAAATTGTTATCTATGCTACTCTGCTTAGCAATTTTTTTCCTTTGTATTTACCTAATTTTGTTCCCCTTCTCGGATTGTTTTTATTGTATACTCTTTTCTTGTGTATTCATTTGCGGTGGGTAGCCTATCTTACCTCCACTAAAAAATGGCGGTCTATATTTTTGCTGATCGGTATTATTTTAAGCTTAATAACTTTCTATAACATTTTTACTAATTTCTCTCCTCACCAGCAATCCACGGGCAACCTCTTTGAAGACCCCTTCGTGATGCTTACCTGCACCTTTGTGGGGATGTACACTTTGGCTTCGCTTTTAGTAGCTGTTTTTAACTTACCAACTTCGTCCGTATTCGAACAAAAGCGCGAAGACTTACTCAATTTTCAGCGCCTGAGTCAGTCCATTCAGCAGGGTGAAGACGAACCTCATGTTTATAAATTAATGTTCGAGAGTGCTATTAAAGCATCTAGCGCGGATGCCGGCTGGCTGGAAACCCAAGACGATTCGGGTGGTGTTTCCATAATCGAAGCGGAGAATATCGACCTGGAAGAAGTAGAGCAGATCCGGCAGGCTCTGGATAAATACCATGTTTCGGCGGTAGAATATGTAAACAACAATCTGGACCACAATGCAGGTTTTAAGGCGCTCAATCTACCCTGGCGTTCCTTAAGTGTTACTCCGCTTCGTTCGCAGCAACGCACTTACGCTACTTTGTATTTGCTGAAAGATGTAGAACAAGGCTTCGATCGGGAAATCCTGAACGTTATCCGTACGTTTACCAGTCAAACCATACTCACCATCGAAAACTTACGCTTAGTGGCCGAATCGCTGCAAAACGAACGGGTGAAAGAAGAACTAAAAATTGCTTCTTCGGTGCAAGAGAGTTTAATTCCTAAAACCTTCCCGAGCGACAGTTGGTTTGAAATTAGTTGTTTTAGTCAGGCCGCCAAAGAAGTGGGCGGTGATTTCTACGACTTTCTGCAAGTTAGTGAAAGCCGGATTGCCATTATTATTGGCGACGTGTCGGGGAAGGGAATTACGGCTGCTTTTCACATGGCCCAAATGAAAGGAATTTTTCATGGTTTGATGCAGGACGATTTGCAACCCGTAGAATTCATGCAGAAGGCAAATAATGCGCTTACTCACTGCCTGGAACGCACTTCGTTTATTACCGCTGCTTTATATATTATAGATTATAAGTTAAAAGGTTTCTTTTTTGCCCGGGCAGGTCATTGTCATACCTTATATTACAACTCCATGACCGAAGAAACGTTTTACTTTAACACCGAAGGTTTAGGATTAGGGATTATCCGGGATAAATCGTACGGTAAACGCATCCATAACATGCATTATGATTATAACCCCGGCGACGTAATGGTAATTTACACGGATGGCATTGTAGAAGCCCGCAGTTCTAACCAGGACGAATACGGCGAAGACCGTTTGCGGGAAATGTTGAGTAATACGTACCACTTAGAAGCAGATGATATTAAAGCTGCCATCATCAACGACTTAAATAATTTTAGCGGAGAGCACATTCACGACGATCAAACTCTCATTGTGATTAAATTCAGAAATGATCAACCAAATTTAATTTTGTGA
- a CDS encoding STAS domain-containing protein, whose translation MKITHEIKDQTFTIHLNGELDASSSVLLDEELSKPEIMLFKKILVDCDRLNYISSAGLGVFISHLQRFEDAQIKLIFYNMQDKVKNVFEILGLDLLMTIVSSYDEAMTIANE comes from the coding sequence ATGAAAATAACACACGAAATCAAAGACCAGACGTTTACCATTCATTTAAATGGTGAACTAGACGCCAGCTCTTCTGTTTTGCTGGATGAAGAATTATCTAAACCAGAAATTATGCTGTTTAAAAAAATTCTGGTGGATTGTGATCGCCTCAACTATATCTCATCGGCAGGTTTAGGGGTGTTTATTTCACACCTGCAACGTTTCGAAGATGCGCAGATTAAACTTATTTTTTACAACATGCAGGATAAGGTTAAAAATGTTTTCGAAATTTTGGGCTTAGACCTTTTGATGACAATAGTCTCTTCTTACGACGAAGCTATGACGATTGCTAATGAATAA
- a CDS encoding ATP-binding protein: MNNSIRISCDLTNLIEVRNFVREFLSAYALKESVREDIILAVDEISANLIIHANKKDKSKFINLTIFSRNGDLLFEFTDQGISFNPTTYKVPDVKKKIKIGQAGGLGMFLVHHIMDKVEFITDNGTNYSRLYKKVPVPPKTNKVLH, translated from the coding sequence ATGAATAACTCTATCCGGATTAGCTGTGACCTGACCAATTTAATAGAAGTCCGAAATTTCGTCCGGGAGTTCTTGAGTGCGTACGCCCTGAAAGAAAGCGTACGGGAGGATATTATTTTAGCGGTGGATGAGATAAGTGCCAACTTAATCATCCACGCTAATAAAAAAGACAAAAGTAAATTCATCAATTTAACCATTTTTAGCAGAAATGGCGATCTATTGTTTGAATTTACCGACCAGGGAATTTCCTTTAATCCAACTACTTATAAAGTACCGGATGTTAAAAAAAAGATTAAAATAGGGCAAGCGGGCGGTTTAGGCATGTTTTTAGTCCATCATATTATGGACAAAGTAGAATTTATTACGGATAACGGTACCAATTATAGCCGGCTCTATAAAAAAGTGCCGGTACCACCTAAAACAAACAAGGTACTGCATTAA